Part of the Burkholderia sp. FERM BP-3421 genome, CAACGGCCGGGCCGTCTACAGCTTCTGCATGTGCCCCGGCGGCACGGTGGTCGCGGCGACCTCCGAGCCGGGCCGCGTGGTCACCAACGGCATGAGCCAGTACTCGCGGGCCGAGCGCAATGCGAATGCGGGCATCGTCGTCGGCATCACGCCGGAAGACTATCCGGGCGGCCCGCTCGCGGGCATCGCGTTCCAGCGCAAATGGGAAGAGCGCGCATTCGAACTCGGCGGCGGCGATTACTCGGCGCCCGGCCAGCTGGTCGGGGATTTCATCGCGGGCCGGCCGTCGACGTCGCTGGGTTCCGTGGCGCCGTCGTACAAGCCCGGCGTGCACCCGACCGATCTCAGCACCGCGCTCCCGGACTACGTGATCGAAGCGATCCGTGAAGCCCTGCCCGAGATCGACAAGAAGATCGCGGGCTTCGCGATGCACGACGCCGTGCTCACCGGCGTGGAGACGCGCACGTCGTCGCCGATCCGGGTTCGACGCAAGGACGACTATCAAAGCATGAACGTCGAAGGCCTGTATCCGGCCGGCGAAGGCGCGGGGTACGCGGGCGGCATCTATTCGGCCGCGATCGACGGCATCGAAGTCGCGCAGGCGGTGGCGCTCAATCTGACGTCGACGCGCGCATCCTGATGCGCCGGGCCCCGCTCGGCTCACGAAGGTTCGTGAGCCGGGTGGCGCCGGCTTTCGCGTGTCGGCCCGGGCGCGAGGCCGATGACCATCCAGGGCCGCTCCCGACCGGCCCGCCCCGATCCTCTCGGGCATTCCGTGGGGTGGCGCTTTTCACGAGGCGTCGCGCAACGCCACGCGCGTCACCCTTTCACGACAACGGCGTGTGCAAGGGCGTGTGCGGAGCCGGGCTGTCGAGCCAATGCACGCTGAACAGATGCGCGTCGTCGATCCAAACCGGCCCCGGCACGAACCCCGCCTCGCGCGCCAACGCATGAAATCCATCGATCGTGAACTTGTGCGAGTTCTCGGTGTGCAGCGTTTCGCCCTGCGCGAATCTGAAACGCCGGCCCGCGACCTGGACGGCCTGATCGCGGCGGCTTACGAGATGCATTTCGATCCGCTGCCGGATGCCATCGTAGAACGCGCGATGCGCCCACGCATCCAGCGCGAAATCCGCCGCCAGTTCAGCGTTCGCGCGCCGCAGCAGATTCAGGTTGAATGCGGCCGTCACGCCCGCCGCATCGTTGTAGGCGCGATGCAGGATGGCCGGGTCCTTCACCAGATCGACCCCGATCAACAACGCGCCGCCCGCGAGCAGCGCCGCCGCGTGACGTAGAAACGCCGTCGCCTCGGCAATCGAGAAATTGCCGATCGTCGACCCCAGGAAGCACCCGACGCGCCGTCCGTCCAGCTGCTCGAGCGGCCGCCACTGCGTCGGCTGCAGGTAATCGGCCACCACCGGCCTGACGTCGAGCGATGGGTAGGTCGCGCGCAACGTCAGCGCCTCGCGTGCAAGATGCTCGGCGGAAATATCCACCGGCAGATAAGCGCGCGGCGCGAGCCCCGCCGAGTTCAACGCGTCGAGCACGATGCGGATTTTCGCGAGCGAGCCCGCGCCGAACTCGATCAACTGCGCTTTTGCGCCGATCCGCGCCGCGATCTCGCCCGCATGCCGGCCGAGAATCGCGTATTCGGTACGCGTCGGATAATACTCGGGCAGCGCGCAGATCCGGTCGAACAGCGCGGACCCGGCCGCGTCGTAGAAATACTTCGGCGCGATGCTGCGCGGCGTGCGGCCGAGCCCTTCCAGCAGATCGCGGCCGAACGGGCTGGCGCGCATCGTATCGAACGCGTCGCGCGCGTCGAGGTCGTCAGGCATCCTTTGCAAGGCGTACTCCCGAGAACTGCCAGCGCGCTGCCGGCGGAAAGAAGTTGCGATAGGTCGGTCGCGCATGGCCGGACGGCGTCGCGACGCTGCCCCCGCGCAATACCTGCTGCCCGACCATGAACTTGCCGTTGTACTCGGCCGCGATGCCGGGCAGCGGCCGAAAGCCGGGATACGGCGCATAGGCGGAGCGCGTCCACTGCCATACACTGTCGCTGACCTGTGCGATGCCGGGCAGGATGCTCGCCGCCTCCCATTCGAATTCGGTCGGCAGGCGCGCCTGCGCCCATTCCGCATAAGCGGCGGCCTCATAGAAGCTCAGATGCGCGACCGGCGCCGTGCGATCGAGCGCGTGCGCGCCGCCGAGCCCGAACACGAGCCAATCGCCGCGCATGTCGCCCGGCTGCCAATAGAGCGGTGCGCGCCACGCTTCGCGCTGCACGGTCGCCCAGCCGTCGGACAGCCACAGCTCGGGGCGCGCATAGCCGTCGTCCGCGATGAAATCCGCGTATTCGCCGTTGGTGACGAGGCGGTTTCCGATCGAATAGGGCTGCAGCAGCACTGGATGGCGCGGCCGTTCATTATCGAAGGCGAACCCGCGCCCCGCATCGCCGACCTCGACCGCGCCGCCCGGGTGCGACAGCCAGCGCAGCGCGCCCGACGGCGCGACCGCGCGCGGCGCGGCGTGCGCGCGGTACGCGGGCAGCAGCGGATTGAGCGAGAACGCGTGCAGGATGTCGGTCAGGATCAACTCCTGGTGCTGCTGCTCGTGATGCAGGCCCAGCTCGATCTCGGCGGCGAACGCGCCGCGCGCGCCCTCCGGCGTGTCGTCCAGCAAACGCAGGAGCGCGGCGTCGACGTGCTCGCGGTAGCGTCGCACCTCGTCGAGCGACGGCCGCGACAGCAGCCCGCGCTGCGGACGCGCATGTCGCGGGCCGAGCGCTTCGTAATAGGAATTGAAAAGATAGGCGTAGTGCGCGTCGAACGGCGTGTAGCCGCGCGCGTGGCGTGCGAGCACGACGGTCTCGAAGAACCAGGTCGTGTGCGCGAGATGCCACTTGGTCGGGCTCGCGTCCGGCATGGACTGCAAGGCCTGATCCTCCGCGCTCAGCGGCGCGGCGAGCGCGGTGCTGTGCGTGCGCACATCCAGGAAGCGTCGGCGCAGGGCGTCGCCCGGCAGACGTGTCGGAGCTGCTCGTTCCGTCATCGGCTGTCATCCTGACTGGGGGGCCCGCTCGGCGCGCTCGCGGGCTGCGGCGACGCCTCCGTCGAGGCGTCGTCGGGCTTTCGGCGTGCGGCTCGCGGCGCGCACCGGTTCATCATAGGCGATGAACGCTCATCGCGTGATGACAACCCATGACAGTCGTCGCACGCGGGGCATGCCGTCGGGACGCGCGAAACCGGCTGGGCGTGAAGCCGGGCGGCGGGTCCGCGCCTGCGCACGACGCCGGGCGGATGTCGCGAACGCCGGTTTCGCGGGCTGACGTTTGACTTGCGGAAAATCGATGAGGCGGCGCGCGCCCGACGCGCGGGCGCGCGTCGGCGTGCATTGATATGACGTTTGAATGGGCTCGCGGGCTCGCGGGCTCGCGGGCTCACGCCGCGACCCGAGCCCGCGGCCCGCTCAGCGCGCGGCGTGCAGCCGCCGCGCGAGCGTGGCGGCCAACAGGTCCGCGCCCGCCGGCGTGAGGTGCGCGTCGTCGAAGGTGACGATCTTGCCGGGCTGGTCCGCCGACGCGTCGCCGCCGACGCGCGTCAGGCAGCCGCGCGCATCGCAGAACGCGTCGTAGCCGGACAGGTAGCGGATGCCGAGCGTCGCGGCGGTCGCGCGCGCCTCCTGGTCGATCGCGCGGACATCCGCTTCGAGGCCGAAGGTCGAGCGCTCCGGCAGCGGCGCATGTTCCGCGCGCCAGTAGCGCCAGTACACCTTCGGCAGCGAATCCTGCCAGCGCGGCACGGGTCCGATCAGCATGATGTCCTGCACGCCGGCGCGGCGGATGGCCGCGACGGTCGGCGCCAGGTTTGGCAACTGCTCGGGCAGCCAGCGGCCCGTCAGCACGACGGTGGCGGGATGCGCGGCGGCGAGCTGGCGCAGGATGCGCGCGTGGATGGCCGCGCAGCGCGGCGCGACCGCCTGCGCGCCGATCAGCGGAGGGCAGCCCGAGGCGGTGTATTGCGCGATCCGCATGCCGAGCACGTCGCGATGCTGCACGAGTCCCGGATACAGCGCGGCGGCGTGCGAGTCGCCCCACAGGAACAACAGGGGCGCGGCGCCGGCTTCCGTGCACGCGGGCGCGAACGGGCGATCATTGTCGGCGTCGCCTTCGAGGTAGCAGGCATGCCTGCGCCAATCGCGGTCGACATCGAGGTCGACGTCCTGCGCGAAACGCGTGACGGAATGCGACATCCGGAACGCGAGGCCGTCGCGCCGGTACGTGGTGTAGCCGGCGTAGGCGATGCCCGCCATCAGCACGACGAGCGCCGCGACCTTGAGCGGCGTGCGTGCGCGCCGGCGCAGCGGCTGCTCGATGAAGCGGTAGGTGAGCCAGGCGAGCGGCAAGCCGGCCAGCGCGAGCGCGGCGCGCAGCGTCCACGGCGGCGTCTCTCCCCACGTGATGCGCGCATAGGACAGCAGCGGCCAGTGATACAGATAGAGCGGGTAGCTGATGAGCCCGATCGATACCATCGCACGTTGCGACAGCAGGGTGCGGTTGATCCATGCCTGCGGGCCGGCGTCGATCAGCAGGCATGCACCGAGTGTCGGCAGCAGCGCCCACCAGCCCGGGAACGCCGCGTCCTTGTCGAGCACGCAGATCGACAGCGCGAGCAGCACGAGGCCCGCCGCGGATTTGCGGTTTGCCTGGGCGGACGATGCGCCGGGCGCGGCGTGATGGCGGATCGCCAGCATGCCGCCCATCATCAGTTCCCAGGCGCGGGTGAGCGGGGAGTAGAAGTCGGCCACCGGGTACAGCTTCACCGTCAGGACGTTGGCGAGGAACGACGCGAGGCCCGCGCCCGCGACGAGCAGCGCGATCGACATGCGCCGCCGCCAGGCGAGCCACAGCGCCATCGGCCAGAGCAGGTAGAACTGTTCCTCGACGCCGAGCGACCACAGGTGCAGCAGGGGCTTCAGCTCGGCCGAGGTGTCGAAGTAGCCGGCTTCCTGCCACTGCATGAGGTTGGTCACCGACAGCGCGCCGCCCATCAGGTGCTTGCCGAACGTCTTGAACTCGCTGTCGAGCAGGTTGAACCAGCCGAATGCGTAGCTCGCGAGGCCCATCAGCAGCAGCGCGGGGAACAGCCGCTTGACGCGCCGCGCGTAGAAGTCGCCGAACGAGAAGGTCCGCTGGTCCAGTTCGCGCAGCATCAGCGCGTGGATCAGGTAGCCGGAGATGACGAAGAAGAGGTCGACGCCGACGAAGCCGCCCCGCAACAGGCTCGGAAACGCATGGAACAGGACGACGGAGACGACGGCGACCGCACGCAGCCCGTCGATGTCGGGCCGGTAGGCGGGATGCCCGCCGCGTGCGTGGACGAGGGCCGCGGCCGGGCTTCGCGCCCCCTCCATCGGCACGA contains:
- the egtB gene encoding ergothioneine biosynthesis protein EgtB, producing the protein MTERAAPTRLPGDALRRRFLDVRTHSTALAAPLSAEDQALQSMPDASPTKWHLAHTTWFFETVVLARHARGYTPFDAHYAYLFNSYYEALGPRHARPQRGLLSRPSLDEVRRYREHVDAALLRLLDDTPEGARGAFAAEIELGLHHEQQHQELILTDILHAFSLNPLLPAYRAHAAPRAVAPSGALRWLSHPGGAVEVGDAGRGFAFDNERPRHPVLLQPYSIGNRLVTNGEYADFIADDGYARPELWLSDGWATVQREAWRAPLYWQPGDMRGDWLVFGLGGAHALDRTAPVAHLSFYEAAAYAEWAQARLPTEFEWEAASILPGIAQVSDSVWQWTRSAYAPYPGFRPLPGIAAEYNGKFMVGQQVLRGGSVATPSGHARPTYRNFFPPAARWQFSGVRLAKDA
- the egtD gene encoding L-histidine N(alpha)-methyltransferase, translated to MPDDLDARDAFDTMRASPFGRDLLEGLGRTPRSIAPKYFYDAAGSALFDRICALPEYYPTRTEYAILGRHAGEIAARIGAKAQLIEFGAGSLAKIRIVLDALNSAGLAPRAYLPVDISAEHLAREALTLRATYPSLDVRPVVADYLQPTQWRPLEQLDGRRVGCFLGSTIGNFSIAEATAFLRHAAALLAGGALLIGVDLVKDPAILHRAYNDAAGVTAAFNLNLLRRANAELAADFALDAWAHRAFYDGIRQRIEMHLVSRRDQAVQVAGRRFRFAQGETLHTENSHKFTIDGFHALAREAGFVPGPVWIDDAHLFSVHWLDSPAPHTPLHTPLS
- a CDS encoding acyltransferase family protein, whose amino-acid sequence is MDQVQGSRVVVPMEGARSPAAALVHARGGHPAYRPDIDGLRAVAVVSVVLFHAFPSLLRGGFVGVDLFFVISGYLIHALMLRELDQRTFSFGDFYARRVKRLFPALLLMGLASYAFGWFNLLDSEFKTFGKHLMGGALSVTNLMQWQEAGYFDTSAELKPLLHLWSLGVEEQFYLLWPMALWLAWRRRMSIALLVAGAGLASFLANVLTVKLYPVADFYSPLTRAWELMMGGMLAIRHHAAPGASSAQANRKSAAGLVLLALSICVLDKDAAFPGWWALLPTLGACLLIDAGPQAWINRTLLSQRAMVSIGLISYPLYLYHWPLLSYARITWGETPPWTLRAALALAGLPLAWLTYRFIEQPLRRRARTPLKVAALVVLMAGIAYAGYTTYRRDGLAFRMSHSVTRFAQDVDLDVDRDWRRHACYLEGDADNDRPFAPACTEAGAAPLLFLWGDSHAAALYPGLVQHRDVLGMRIAQYTASGCPPLIGAQAVAPRCAAIHARILRQLAAAHPATVVLTGRWLPEQLPNLAPTVAAIRRAGVQDIMLIGPVPRWQDSLPKVYWRYWRAEHAPLPERSTFGLEADVRAIDQEARATAATLGIRYLSGYDAFCDARGCLTRVGGDASADQPGKIVTFDDAHLTPAGADLLAATLARRLHAAR